In a single window of the Raphanus sativus cultivar WK10039 chromosome 9, ASM80110v3, whole genome shotgun sequence genome:
- the LOC108834700 gene encoding uncharacterized protein LOC108834700: protein MNTKTMRLPPRRVLTSDKRVTSGVVAGKPAVTNPPPPPIKSILKKTESVAPTPTATAAVVAEPAGSNQLLAGYLAHEFLNKGTLFGEQWSPAGPFQAQSNEPRKTKPSHDIEPSEHKRRRYAEVANILRAEGTHLPGIVNPSQLARFLKL, encoded by the coding sequence ATGAATACCAAAACGATGCGTCTTCCCCCACGCCGCGTGCTGACATCAGACAAACGAGTTACCTCCGGCGTCGTCGCCGGTAAACCCGCCGTGACAAATCCGCCTCCGCCGCCGATTAAATCCATCCTCAAGAAAACTGAATCCGTCGCTCCGACACCGACAGCAACCGCCGCCGTCGTAGCCGAGCCGGCCGGTTCGAACCAGCTCCTCGCCGGTTATCTTGCTCACGAGTTTCTCAACAAAGGCACACTCTTCGGAGAACAGTGGAGCCCAGCAGGCCCGTTTCAGGCCCAATCTAATGAGCCGAGAAAGACAAAGCCGAGCCACGACATCGAGCCGAGTGAACATAAGCGGAGGAGATATGCGGAGGTTGCTAATATCCTCCGGGCAGAAGGGACCCACTTGCCCGGTATCGTCAACCCTTCACAGCTTGCCCGGTTCCTTAAATTGTGA